Part of the Candidatus Dadabacteria bacterium genome is shown below.
CGCACTGATATGCGTATATAATTCCCCGCTGTGATGGAAACGCAGCGGATCCGTGAGATGATAGAGCAGGGCATTTCAACATCGTTTGTCGAGGTTGAAGGGGACGGAACGCATTTTCAGGCAGTCGTCGTATCCGAACAGTTCAGGGGCAAGCCGCCTATTGAACGTCACAAGCTTGTTTACGCGGCGCTTGGAGATGCTATGGAATCCGAAATTCATGCCATCTCTATAAAGACCTACACGGACGATCAGTGGGAGAGACTTAAAAAGTAAGGAGCGGGGCAATGCCGGATATACAGAAAAAAATAGGGCGTCAGATCGAAGAGAACCCTATTATCCTTTACATGAAGGGGTCAAAAGAGATGCCGCAGTGTGGTTTTTCGGCGCAGGTGGTGAACATTCTCAACTACTACAAGGTGGATTACGAAACCGTCGATGTTCTTTTGGATCCGGAGATCCGCCAGGGGATAAAGGACTACTCGCAGTGGCCGACCCTTCCGCAGCTCTACGTTAACGGCAATTTCATAGGCGGATGCGATATATGTACCGACATGCATGTAAACGGGGAGCTGGGGGAAATTCTTAAGGAAGACGCCGGGGGCTGAGGAGCTTTGGTGGTTGGCTGGTGGGTATTAACATTTTTCGGGGATTCGGTATAATTGCGTTTTCCTGACAATTTTTCACCACTTTGGAGGTTCCATGAAATCGAGGCACACGATATCAATAACGGTAGACAATGAAGCCGGAGTACTCTCAAGAATCGCGGGGCTTTTCAGCGCTAGGGATTTTAACATAGAGAGTCTTAATGTCGCGGAAACCCAGGAACCGGGGACGTCCAGAATAACTCTGGTCACAACCGGCGACGAAGCCATAATTCAGCAGATAATAAAAAGGTTCAACAACATGGTCAATGTGATCAAAGTTGTAGACATGACCGAACTTGACCGCGTGGAAAGAGAGATGATTCTCATCAAGGTCGATGCGAAGGCCGATTCCAAGCCGGAAATTCTGCGGATTGCCGACATATTCCGGGCCAAGGTCGTCGACGTGTCTCCAAGGTCCTACACGTTCGAGGTTACCGGGGATGAACAGAAAATTCAGGCGTTTGTTGAACTTCAACGACCTTTCGGGATAAAGGAAATCGCGAGAACGGGAACCGTCGCCATGTCCCGGGCGAACAAGAAGAGCAAGTAAAGGAGGATATAACCGGTGAAAGTTTACTACGATGAGGATATTGATCCGTCTAAGCTTAAGAAAAAGAAGATTGCGATCATAGGCTACGGAAGCCAGGGTCACGCCCATGCCCAGAACCTGAGAGAGAGCGGAGTCTCGGTCACGGTCGCAGACATTAAGGACAGTCCCAACTGGAAAAAGGCCAAGGAGGCTGGTTTTAACGTGAAGCCGGTTTCCGCCGCTTCCAAATCCGCGGACATAGTGGTTATGCTGGCTCCGGATACTTACCAGCCGGCGATATACCATGAGCATGTCGAAAAGAATCTGGTTGCCGGAAACGCGCTTATGTTCAGTCACGGTTTTAATATTCACTACGGACAGATCAGACCGCCTGCGGGCGTGGACGTGTTCATGGTCGCTCCCAAGGCCCCGGGGCACACGGTAAGGGACCAGTATGTCGGGGGTGCCGGTGTACCGGGACTCGTAGCCGTTCACCAGAACTCGACGGGCGACGCTAAAGATCTTGCTCTTGCTTACGCCAGAGCCATCGGATGTTCAAGGGCGGGAGTTATAGAGACGACTTTCAAGGACGAGACGGAAACCGATCTTTTCGGGGAGCAGTCAGTTCTCTGCGGAGGGCTCACGGCCCTTATTCTGGCAGGATACGAGACGCTTGTTGAAGCCGGTTATCCGCCCGAGATGGCTTACTTCGAGTGCTGCCATGAAGTCAAGCTTATAGTTGACCTCATATACGAGGGAGGGATAGCCAACATGCGCTACTCGGTGAGCGATACGGCCAAGTACGGAGACATAACCAGGGGCCCGAGGCTTATAAACGACTCCGTGAAACAGGAGATGAAAAAGATAATCGGGGAGATTCAGTCCGGACAGTTCGCCTCGGAATGGATACTTGAGAATCAGGCTGGAAGGCCTTCCTATAACGCGCTTCTCAGGCAGGGTGAAGAGCATCCGATCGAAAAAGTCGGCGCCGAGCTTAGGGGGATGATGAGCTCGCTTTTCCAGAAGAAACTGGTCGATAAAGACAAGAACTGATGGATTTCCGATTTGTGAGGGTCGCAAGCGAGGGGCTCGGTATAATTTATGTTTCAGCCGCGCTTTGTATTCTCCTCGCGCTTCTGGGCTCTCTCTCTTTATTTTTAGTATTTCTTCTGCTCACCGCTTTTTTCGTCTTTT
Proteins encoded:
- the ilvN gene encoding acetolactate synthase small subunit, yielding MKSRHTISITVDNEAGVLSRIAGLFSARDFNIESLNVAETQEPGTSRITLVTTGDEAIIQQIIKRFNNMVNVIKVVDMTELDRVEREMILIKVDAKADSKPEILRIADIFRAKVVDVSPRSYTFEVTGDEQKIQAFVELQRPFGIKEIARTGTVAMSRANKKSK
- the grxD gene encoding Grx4 family monothiol glutaredoxin gives rise to the protein MPDIQKKIGRQIEENPIILYMKGSKEMPQCGFSAQVVNILNYYKVDYETVDVLLDPEIRQGIKDYSQWPTLPQLYVNGNFIGGCDICTDMHVNGELGEILKEDAGG
- a CDS encoding BolA/IbaG family iron-sulfur metabolism protein is translated as METQRIREMIEQGISTSFVEVEGDGTHFQAVVVSEQFRGKPPIERHKLVYAALGDAMESEIHAISIKTYTDDQWERLKK
- the ilvC gene encoding ketol-acid reductoisomerase; translation: MKVYYDEDIDPSKLKKKKIAIIGYGSQGHAHAQNLRESGVSVTVADIKDSPNWKKAKEAGFNVKPVSAASKSADIVVMLAPDTYQPAIYHEHVEKNLVAGNALMFSHGFNIHYGQIRPPAGVDVFMVAPKAPGHTVRDQYVGGAGVPGLVAVHQNSTGDAKDLALAYARAIGCSRAGVIETTFKDETETDLFGEQSVLCGGLTALILAGYETLVEAGYPPEMAYFECCHEVKLIVDLIYEGGIANMRYSVSDTAKYGDITRGPRLINDSVKQEMKKIIGEIQSGQFASEWILENQAGRPSYNALLRQGEEHPIEKVGAELRGMMSSLFQKKLVDKDKN